In Bradyrhizobium sp. WD16, the genomic stretch GATTCTCGAACTCGATCGCGGCCGTGGCATTCCCTACGAGGGCAACTATTCCTCGTGGCTGGTGCAAAAGCAGAAGCGGCTCGAGCAGGAGGGCCGCGAGGAGGCCGCGCACCAGCGCACCCTGGCCCGCGAACAGGAGTGGATTGCAGCCTCGCCGAAGGCGCGTCAGGCCAAATCCAAGGCGCGCTACCAGCGCTACGAAGACCTGCTCGCCAAGGCCAGCGAGAAGCAGACCCAGACCGCCCAGATCATCATTCCGGTGGCGGAACGGCTCGGCAACAACGTGGTCGACTTCGAAGGCCTCACCAAGAGCTTCGGCGATCGCCTGCTGATCGACAATCTGACCTTCAAGCTGCCGCCAGGCGGCATCGTCGGCGTCATCGGCCCCAACGGCGCCGGCAAGACCACGCTGTTCCGCATGATCACGGGGCAGGAGACGCCGGACAAGGGCACCATCACCATCGGCGAGACGGTACATCTCGGCTATGTCGACCAGTCGCGCGACGCCCTCGACGGCACCAAGAGCGTGTGGGAGGAGATCTCCGGCGGCAACGACCTGATCCTGCTCGGCAAGCGCGAGGTCAATTCGCGCGGCTACTGCTCGGCCTTCAACTTCAAGGGCGCCGACCAGCAGAAGAAAGTCGGCCAGCTCTCTGGCGGCGAGCGCAACCGTGTTCACCTCGCCAAGATGCTCAAGTCGGGAGCAAATGTGCTGCTGCTCGACGAGCCGACCAACGACCTCGACGTCGACACCCTGCGCGCCCTCGAAGAAGCGCTGGAGGATTTTGCCGGCTGCGCCGTGATCATCAGCCACGACCGCTGGTTCCTCGACCGTATCGCCACCCACATCCTCGCCTTCGAAGGCGACAGCCACGTGGAATGGTTCGAGGGCAACTTCCAGGACTACGAGAAGGACAAGATGCGCCGTCTCGGCCAGGATTCGGTCATTCCGCACCGGATGAAATACAAGAAGCTGACGCGCTGACCGCGCGGATCGGAAGATCGAGGCGCCTTTTTCTTTTGCGTCATCGTCTTCTGCATCATGCCGATCGATGCTGCGGCCGGCGCGGCGCCGCGTCAGGGTGACGCGGAGACACTTGGGACTTGATTTCCGGCCCCCATTTCGAGTGAGACTCCAGGCACGTTGATCCTGGTGCGATGGATCTGACGCTCGTATCAGCATCGCAGCGAATTCGTCGTACGCGCGTCAGATCCAAAACCGCACTAGAATCATAACTATGCTAGTGTCCCTCTGGTTTCCAACGTTCGTATGAGCGCCTGCTGCAATGGGA encodes the following:
- the ettA gene encoding energy-dependent translational throttle protein EttA, with translation MARQFVYFMQGLTKTYPGNRKVLDNIHLSFYPDAKIGVLGVNGSGKSTLLRIMAGIDKEYSGEGWVAEGARVGYLEQEPKLDPAKTVRENVMEGVAKQKAILDRYNELAVNYSDETADEMTRLQDEIEALGLWDLDSKVDQAMDALRCPPDDADVTALSGGERRRVALCRLLLDQPDLLLLDEPTNHLDAESVSWLEGHLRNYPGAILIVTHDRYFLDNVTGWILELDRGRGIPYEGNYSSWLVQKQKRLEQEGREEAAHQRTLAREQEWIAASPKARQAKSKARYQRYEDLLAKASEKQTQTAQIIIPVAERLGNNVVDFEGLTKSFGDRLLIDNLTFKLPPGGIVGVIGPNGAGKTTLFRMITGQETPDKGTITIGETVHLGYVDQSRDALDGTKSVWEEISGGNDLILLGKREVNSRGYCSAFNFKGADQQKKVGQLSGGERNRVHLAKMLKSGANVLLLDEPTNDLDVDTLRALEEALEDFAGCAVIISHDRWFLDRIATHILAFEGDSHVEWFEGNFQDYEKDKMRRLGQDSVIPHRMKYKKLTR